A single Eubalaena glacialis isolate mEubGla1 chromosome 18, mEubGla1.1.hap2.+ XY, whole genome shotgun sequence DNA region contains:
- the ANKRD11 gene encoding ankyrin repeat domain-containing protein 11 isoform X4, translated as MPKGGCSRTPQQEERSLSSDMVEKQPGKKDKDKVSLTKTPKLDRSDGGKEVRERATKRKLPFAAGANGEQKDSDTEKQGPERKRIKKEPVTRKAGLLFGMGLSGIRAGYPLSERQQVALLMQMTAEESANSPVDTTPKHPSQSTVCQKGTPNSASKTKDKVNKRNERGETRLHRAAIRGDARRIKELISEGADVNVKDFAGWTALHEACNRGYYDVAKQLLAAGAEVNTKGLDDDTPLHDAANNGHYKVVKLLLRYGGNPQQSNRKGETPLKVASSPTMVNLLLGKGTYTSSEESSAESSEEEDDAPSFAPSSSVDGNNTDSEFEKGLKHKAKTPEPQKTATPVKDEYEFDEDDEQDRVPPLDDKHLLKKDYRKEAKSNSFISIPKMEVKSYTKNSTIAPKKASHRILSDTSDEEDVGVAVGTGEKLRLSAHTLLPGSKTREPSNSKQQKEKNKVKKKRKKEIKGKEVRFGKRSDKFCSSESESESSESGGDGGDSAGSPGCLKESPLVLKDPALFSSLSASSTSSHGSSAPQKHNPSHADPHAKHWRTDNWKTISSPAWSEVSSLTDSTRTRLSSESDGSSEGSSVESLKPVRRRQEHRKRAGLQGTLPDRKNSFHPGGDGAIPKLDKEGKVVKKHKTKHKHKSKEKGLCSVSQELKLKSFTYEYEDSKQRADKAILLDDVPAENKLKGLKHERDHCKKEEKLGKMKSEEKEWLFKDEMIKVSREEKSLKRIRDLNKDGGRAFREEKDRSNKADKEKLLKEKSPKEEKLRLYKEERKKKSKDRPSKLEKKNDFKEDKISKEKEKTFKEDKDKEKLKKVYREDSAFDDYCNKSQFLENEDTKFSLSDDQDRWFSDLSDSSFDFKGEDSWDSPVTDYRDMKSESVARLILETVKEDSKEKRRENKAREKRPDRDIFSRKKDRDGLERGSERRREHAADRPRAVPGYLCEKDKRRREAAEGGRDRKEAPEAARERRDGRAKPEEGHREELKEHGGEGVFKDRPECDFGKSLEPWERHHPARDKEKKEKLKLEKYKEKSSDKDKNEKLILEKCQKDKEFDKCFKEKKDAKEKHKDVHSKDKERKASLDQGKDKREKTFPGILSEDFSEKKDEKKGKEKSWYIADIFTDESEDEKDDYTASGFKVGEAGEGRGDGPPEREDGREPHPHDRHRKHSADRQHAEKQKDKEIREKKKEKGATDGGKDKKERTLEKHKEKKDRESTEKYKDRKDRASVDATQDKRGRQKLPEKAERRPPAEDRARSRHRERPDREQGRERKAGKGADAEKSLLERLEEAALQDLREDSNDKASDASSDGFPDRGHDPGLGALLEVPFPEPPEERARERERHRHASSSSKKSHDRERVRKDKPEKKEKSDDCKDAGGRKDTGPYEKEVLEADAYGLSYSIKADAEDELEKTIELFSTEKKEKNDPEREPAKKVEKELRPYGSSTLSLLKEKRRREKHRHRDRHGDGPPRHHREELKPAARDKDNPPGSFRDKPKDEGGKLGEAKLKEKVKENLEKEKGDPVKLSNGNDKLLPVRDPGKKDVRPREKLLGDGDLMMTSFERMLSQKDLEIEERHKRHKERMKQMEKLRHRSGDPKLKEKARPAEDGRKKSLDGPPKKPLGLDPAPKDRKLKEPAPAAPAAENKPHPGPAVDPRDWLAGPHMKEVLPASPRPDHGRPTGVPTPASVVSCPSYEEAMHTPRTPSCSADDYPDLMFDCADPQPVSSTSASACSPSFFDRFSVAASGVSETPGQTPTRPLCTNLYRSVSVDIRRTPEEEFGLGDKLFRQQSVPAVPSYSSPGRHPEDKAPGPPAPTEKFACLSPGYYSPDYGIPSPKADALHCPPAAAANITPSPEGAFSGLPTKSPPSHRDELLAPSMEGALPPDLGIPLDATEDQQATAAIIPPEPSFLEPLDEGPFSTVITEEPVEWAHPATVEQGLPSGLIGGTPENPASWPVGSDLLLKSPQRFPESPKHFCPAESLHPEPPYPVSPVSYPLSVPEPGLEVKDEAGEAVPAAISASEEPAAFAPPSRLESFFSNCKSVPEAPPDAPPEPACVTAMTQVEALGPLENNFLESGHNLSALGQVEPVPWPGAFPAAEDDLDLGPFSLPELPLQTKDVSDVEAEPVEESPLVPLDNSPALPSGGDVSVAAADEQLVLPPDQAAARLTTEPAPEPPEEPKPAALPEATVEAGAGPEGRAPEDPAPGSGPTPAPSEQHPPGSGDEQAEGPEPSATPHSAPDAPGDGPAQARAVDGAGPQDSAGLEGPPDGVQPEAPEPEAKPTAEAPKAPKVEEIPQRMTRTRAQMLANQHKQSSPPAEKEPAAAPAARAKGRGSEDDDPQAQHPRKRRFQRSSQQLAQQMHTSTRQTREVIQQTLAAIVDAIKLDDIEPYHSDRSNPYFEYLQIRKKIEEKRKILCYISPQAPQCYAEYVTYTGSYLLDGKPLSKLHIPVIAPPPSLAEPLKELFKQQEAVRGKLRLQHSIEREKLIVSCEQEILRVHCRAARTIANQAVPFSACTMLLDSEVYNMPLESQGDENKSVRDRFNARQFISWLQDVDDKYDRMKVCGEQLLSPAGGQTSVGPHLEPSSKVTASTHHPCPGCADQCSGQRTGGR; from the exons GTGGTGAAGCTGCTGCTCCGGTATGGAGGGAACCCCCAGCAGAGCAACAGGAAGGGCGAGACGCCGCTGAAGGTGGCCAGCTCCCCGACCATGGTGAACCTGCTGCTGGGCAAGGGCACCTACACGTCCAGCGAGGAGAGCTCGGCCG AGAGCTCTGAGGAGGAGGACGACGCCCCATCATTCGCACCTTCCAGCTCAGTCGACGGCAATAACACGGACTCCGAGTTTGAGAAGGGCCTGAAGCACAAGGCTAAGACTCCGGAGCCCCAGAAAACCGCGACGCCCGTCAAGGACGAGTACGAGTTTGACGAGGACGACGAGCAGGACAGAGTCCCTCCCCTGGACGACAAGCACTTGCTGAAAAAGGATTACAGGAAAGAAGCGAAGTCgaatagttttatttctatacCCAAAATGGAAGTGAAAAGTTACACTAAAAACAGCACGATTGCACCAAAGAAGGCGTCTCATCGCATCTTGTCGGACACGTCAGATGAGGAGGACGTCGGTGTCGCCGTGGGGACCGGGGAGAAGCTGAGACTCTCAGCTCACACGCTGCTGCCTGGCAGCAAGACACGGGAGCCTTCCAACTCCAagcagcagaaggaaaaaaataaagtgaaaaagaagcgaaagaaagaaataaagggcaAAGAAGTGCGGTTTGGGAAGAGGAGCGACAAGTTCTGCTCCTCTGAGTCCGAGAGCGAGTCTTCGGAGAGCGGCGGGGACGGCGGGGACTCGGCGGGGAGCCCCGGCTGCCTCAAGGAGTCCCCGCTGGTGCTGAAGGACCCTGCCCTGTTCAGCTCCCTGTCCGCCTCCTCCACCTCGTCCCACGGCAGCTCCGCCCCCCAGAAGCATAACCCCAGCCACGCGGATCCGCACGCCAAGCACTGGCGGACGGACAATTGGAAAACCATCTCCTCTCCAGCCTGGTCCGAGGTCAGCTCCTTAACAGACTCCACGAGGACGAGACTGAGCAGCGAGTCTGATGGCTCCTCCGAGGGCTCCAGCGTGGAGTCGCTCAAGCCGGTCAGGAGGAGGCAGGAGCACAGGAAGAGGGCCGGCCTGCAGGGCACGCTGCCCGATAGGAAGAACTCTTTCCATCCGGGCGGGGACGGCGCCATCCCCAAGCTGGACAAGGAGGGCAAAGTCGTCAAGAAGCACAAGACAAAACATAAACACAAAAGCAAGGAGAAGGGGCTGTGCTCCGTCAGCCAGGAGCTGAAGCTGAAGAGCTTCACCTACGAGTACGAGGACTCCAAGCAGAGGGCAGACAAGGCCATCCTCCTGGACGACGTGCCGGCCGAGAACAAGCTGAAAGGCCTGAAGCACGAGAGAGACCACTGTAAGAAAGAGGAGAAGCTCGGCAAAATGAAGTCGGAGGAGAAAGAGTGGCTCTTTAAGGACGAGATGATCAAGGTCTCCAGAGAGGAGAAGTCGCTCAAGAGAATCAGGGACCTGAACAAGGATGGGGGCAGGGCCTTCCGGGAGGAGAAGGACCGTTCCAACAAAGCCGACAAGGAGAAATTGCTGAAGGAAAAATCTCCAAAAGAGGAAAAGCTGAGGCTctacaaagaggaaagaaagaagaagtccAAAGACAGGCCCtcaaaattagagaaaaagaatgacTTTAAAGAggataaaatttcaaaagagaaggagaagaccttCAAAGAggacaaagataaagaaaaactcaAAAAAGTGTACAGGGAGGATTCTGCTTTTGATGACTATTGTAACAAAAGCCAGTTTCTGGAGAACGAAGACACTAAGTTTAGTCTTTCTGACGACCAGGACCGGTGGTTTTCTGACTTGTCAGACTCGTCCTTCGATTTCAAAGGGGAAGATAGCTGGGACTCTCCAGTGACAGACTACAGGGACATGAAGAGCGAGTCCGTGGCCAGGCTGATCCTGGAGACGGTGAAAGAGGACAGCAAGGAGAAGAGGCGGGAGAACAAGGCCCGGGAGAAGCGCCCTGACAGGGACATCTTCTCTCGGAAGAAGGACAGGGACGGCCTGGAGCGGGGCTCGGAGCGGAGGAGGGAGCACGCGGCCGACAGGCCCAGGGCCGTGCCCGGCTACCTCTGCGAGAAGGACAAGCGGCGGCGGGAGGCTGCGGAAGGCGGCCGCGACAGGAAGGAGGCCCCCGAGGCCGCCAGGGAGCGGAGAGACGGCCGCGCGAAGCCCGAGGAGGGGCACCGCGAGGAGCTGAAGGAGCACGGCGGCGAGGGGGTCTTCAAGGACAGGCCCGAGTGCGACTTCGGGAAGAGCCTGGAGCCCTGGGAGAGGCATCACCCGGCGCGAgacaaggagaagaaggagaagctaAAGCTAGAGAAGTACAAAGAGAAGTCCAGTGACAAGGACAAAAACGAGAAGCTGATCCTTGAGAAATGTCAGAAGGACAAGGAATTTGATAagtgttttaaagagaaaaaggatgCCAAGGAAAAGCACAAAGATGTGCAtagcaaagacaaagagagaaaagcaTCTCTCGACCAAGGTAAAGACAAACGGGAGAAGACTTTCCCCGGCATTCTCTCGGAGGActtctctgaaaaaaaagatgaaaaaaagggCAAAGAGAAAAGCTGGTACATTGCAGATATATTCACTGATGAAAGCGAAGATGAAAAAGATGACTACACGGCGAGCGGATTCAAAGTCGGGGAGGCCGGCGAGGGGCGGGGGGATGGCCCCCCCGAGAGGGAGGACGGGCGGGAGCCGCACCCCCACGACAGGCACCGGAAGCACTCGGCCGACAGGCAGCACGCGGAGaagcagaaagacaaagaaatccgggagaagaagaaggagaaaggcgCCACAGACGGAGGCAAGGACAAGAAAGAGAGAACCTTGGAAAAGCACAAAGAGAAGAAGGACAGAGAGTCCACGGAGAAGTACAAGGACCGGAAGGACCGAGCGTCGGTGGACGCCACTCAGGACAAGAGGGGCAGGCAGAAGCTGCCCGAGAAGGCGGAGAGGAGGCCCCCCGCGGAGGACAGGGCCAGGAGCAGGCACCGGGAGAGGCCCGACCGGGAGCAGGGCCGCGAGAGGAAGGCGGGCAAGGGCGCCGACGCGGAGAAGAGCCTGCTGGAGCGGCTGGAGGAGGCGGCGCTGCAGGACTTGCGCGAGGACTCCAACGACAAGGCCAGCGACGCGTCGTCGGACGGCTTCCCCGACCGCGGCCACGACCCGGGCCTCGGCGCCCTCCTGGAGGTGCCCTTCCCGGAGCCCCCGGAGGAGCGGGCGCGGGAGAGGGAGCGGCACCGGCACGCCTCGTCCTCCTCCAAGAAGAGCCACGACCGAGAGCGGGTCAGGAAGGACAAGCccgagaagaaagagaagagcgACGACTGCAAGGACGCGGGCGGCCGGAAGGACACCGGCCCGTACGAGAAGGAGGTCCTGGAGGCCGACGCTTACGGCCTCTCCTACAGCATCAAGGCCGACGCAGAGGACGAGTTAGAGAAAACCATCGAGTTGTTTTCTAccgaaaagaaggagaaaaatgatcCTGAAAGAGAACCTGCCAAGAAGGTAGAGAAGGAACTGAGGCCTTACGGCTCTAGCACCCTGAGCCTCCTGAAGGAGAAGAGGCGGCGGGAGAAGCACCGGCACCGGGACCGGCACGGGGACGGGCCCCCGCGGCACCACCGGGAGGAGCTCAAGCCCGCCGCCAGGGACAAGGACAACCCTCCCGGCTCCTTCCGAGACAAGCCCAAGGACGAGGGCGGGAAGCTCGGCGAGGCCAAGCTGAAGGAGAAGGTCAAGgagaatctggagaaagaaaagggcGACCCCGTGAAGCTCAGCAACGGGAATGACAAGCTCCTCCCGGtcagagacccagggaagaaaGACGTCCGGCCCCGGGAGAAGCTCCTGGGCGACGGGGACCTGATGATGACGAGCTTCGAGCGGATGCTCTCCCAGAAGGACCTGGAGATCGAGGAGCGCCACAAACGGCACAAGGAGAGGATGAAGCAGATGGAGAAGCTGCGCCACCGCTCTGGTGACCCCAAGCTCAAGGAGAAGGCCAGGCCCGCCGAGGACGGGCGGAAGAAAAGCCTGGACGGCCCGCCGAAGAAGCCGCTGGGGCTGGACCCTGCCCCGAAGGACAGGAAGCTCAAGGAGCCCGCTCCCGCCGCCCCTGCTGCCGAGAACAAGCCCCACCCGGGGCCCGCGGTGGACCCCCGAGACTGGCTGGCGGGCCCCCACATGAAAGAGGTCTTGCCCGCTTCCCCCAGGCCGGACCACGGCCGGCCCACCGGGGTCCCCACCCCCGCCTCGGTGGTGTCCTGCCCCAGCTACGAGGAGGCCATGCACACGCCCCGGACCCCGTCCTGCAGCGCCGACGACTACCCCGACCTCATGTTCGACTGCGCAGACCCCCAGCCCGTGTCCAGCACGTCCGCCAGCGCCTGCTCACCCTCCTTCTTCGACAGGTTCTCCGTGGCCGCGAGCGGGGTTTCAGAAACCCCGGGCCAGACACCTACGAGGCCGCTGTGCACGAACCTTTACCGCTCCGTGTCCGTGGACATCAGGAGGACCCCTGAGGAAGAGTTCGGACTTGGGGACAAGCTGTTCAGACAGCAGAGCGTCCCTGCCGTGCCCAGCTACAGTTCGCCGGGGCGGCACCCGGAGGACAAGGCCCCGGGGCCCCCAGCACCCACCGAGAAGTTCGCCTGCCTGTCTCCGGGGTATTACTCCCCGGACTATGGCATCCCCTCCCCCAAAGCGGACGCCTTGCACTGCCCGCCTGCGGCCGCAGCCAACATCACCCCCTCCCCAGAGGGCGCCTTCTCTGGCTTACCGACAAAGTCCCCCCCGTCACACAGAGACGAGCTCTTGGCCCCGTCCATGGAGGGGGCCCTTCCCCCTGACCTTGGCATTCCCCTGGATGCCACGGAGGACCAGCAGGCCACCGCGGCCATCATCCCCCCGGAGCCCAGCTTCCTGGAGCCCCTGGACGAGGGCCCCTTCAGCACCGTCATCACAGAGGAGCCGGTCGAGTGGGCGCACCCCGCCACCGTGGAGCAGGGCCTCCCCTCTGGCCTCATCGGGGGCACCCCTGAAAACCCCGCCAGCTGGCCCGTGGGGTCGGACCTCCTGCTGAAGTCCCCACAGAGATTCCCAGAGTCCCCGAAACATTTCTGCCCTGCCGAGTCTCTCCACCCGGAGCCCCCTTACCCGGTGTCCCCCGTTTCATACCCTCTGTCGGTCCCCGAGCCGGGCCTGGAAGTCAAGGACGAGGCCGGGGAAGCAGTGCCGGCCGCCATCTCTGCTTCAGAAGAGCCAGCCGCGTTCGCCCCTCCCTCCAGGCTGGAGTCCTTCTTCAGTAACTGCAAGTCCGTCCCGGAAGCACCCCCCGACGCGCCCCCCGAGCCTGCGTGTGTGACGGCCATGACTCAGGTGGAGGCCCTGGGTCCCCTGGAGAATAACTTCCTGGAAAGTGGTCACAACCTGTCTGCCCTCGGCCAGGTGGAGCCGGTGCCCTGGCCCGGTGCCTTCCCCGCCGCCGAGGATGACCTCGACCTGGGACCTTTCTCGCTGCCGGAGCTTCCTCTCCAGACGAAGGATGTTTCCGACGTCGAAGCAGAGCCTGTGGAAGAGAGTCCTCTCGTTCCTCTGGACAACAGCCCCGCGCTCCCGAGCGGCGGGGACGTCTCTGTGGCAGCTGCTGATGAACAGCTGGTGCTGCCTCCTGACCAGGCGGCCGCCCGGCTCACTACCGAGCCTGCGCCTGAGCCCCCAGAGGAGCCGAAGCCGGCCGCGCTGCCCGAGGCCACAGTGGAGGCCGGGGCCGGGCCGGAGGGGAGGGCCCCCGAGGACCCCGCCCCTGGCTCCGGGCCCACGCCCGCCCCCTCGGAGCAGCATCCACCGGGGAGTGGGGACGAGCAGGCCGAGGGCCCAGAGCCCTCGGCCACGCCCCACAGTGCTCCCGACGCCCCCGGGGACGGCCCGGCCCAGGCCCGCGCAGTGGATGGGGCCGGCCCCCAGGACAGTGCCGGGCTCGAGGGGCCTCCGGACGGCGTCCAGCCTGAAGCCCCCGAACCGGAAGCCAAACCGACAGCCGAAGCCCCAAAGGCGCCCAAGGTGGAGGAGATCCCCCAGCGCATGACCAGGACCCGGGCCCAGATGCTGGCCAACCAGCACAAGCAGAGCTCGCCGCCCGCCGAGAAGGAGCCCGCGGCCGCGCCCGCCGCCAGGGCCAAGGGCCGCGGCTCCGAGGACGATGACCCCCAGGCCCAGCACCCGCGCAAACGCCGCTTCCAGCGCTCCAGCCAGCAGCTGGCCCAGCAGATGCACACGTCCACACGTCAGACGCGGGAGGTGATCCAGCAGACCCTGGCTGCCATCGTGGACGCCATCAAGCTGGACGACATCGAGCCTTACCACAGCGACAGGTCCAACCCGTACTTTGAGTACCTGCAGATCAGGAAGAAGATCGAGGAGAAGCGCAAGATTCTCTGCTACATCAGCCCGCAGGCGCCCCAGTGCTACGCCGAGTACGTCACCTACACCGGCTCCTACCTCTTGGACGGCAAGCCGCTCAGCAAGCTGCACATCCCCGTG ATcgcgccccctccctccctggcggAGCCCCTGAAGGAGCTGTTCAAGCAGCAGGAGGCCGTGCGTGGGAAGCTGCGCCTGCAGCACAGCATCGAGCGG gAAAAGCTGATCGTCTCCTGCGAACAGGAGATCCTGCGGGTTCACTGCCGGGCGGCGAGGACCATCGCGAACCAGGCAGTGCCGTTCAGCGCCTGCACCATGCTGCTGGACTCGGAGGTGTACAACATGCCGCTCGAGAGTCAG GGCGATGAGAACAAGTCGGTGCGGGATCGGTTCAACGCCCGCCAGTTCATCTCCTGGCTGCAGGACGTGGACGACAAGTACGACCGCATGAAG GTGTGCGGGGAGCAGCTCCTGTCACCAGCTGGCGGTCAGACCTCTGTGGGACCCCACCTTGAGCCCTCCTCAAAGGTCACAGCATCCACCCATCACCCCTGCCCTGGCTGTGCTGACCAGTGCAGCGGGCAGAGGACGGGGGGGAGATAG